A window of Carassius carassius chromosome 44, fCarCar2.1, whole genome shotgun sequence contains these coding sequences:
- the dusp7 gene encoding dual specificity protein phosphatase 7: MKNSVWSGAMMSSKSAEWLQEELQSGGGSLLLLDCRSHELYESSHIESAINLAIPGLMLRRLKKGNLPIRSIIPNTEDKERFVRRCKTDTVLLYDEAAAADWQGSVLGLLMHKLRDDGCKAYYLEGGFNKFQTEYPEHCETNLDCSCPSSSPPASVLGLGGLRISSDCSDGESDREPGSATESEGSPLPSNQPAFPVQILPYLYLGCAKDSANLDVLGKYNIKYILNVTPNLPNMFEHDGEFKYKQIPISDHWSQNLSQFFPEAISFIDEARSKKCGILVHCLAGISRSVTVTVAYLMQKLNLSLNDAYDFVKRKKSNISPNFNFMGQLLDFERTLGLNSPCDNRSTPNDQLFFTTPTNHNMFQLDTLEST; encoded by the exons ATGAAAAACAGCGTCTGGAGCGGCGCGATGATGTCGAGCAAAAGCGCCGAGTGGCTGCAGGAGGAGCTCCAGTCCGGCGGCGGATCGCTGCTGCTGCTCGACTGCCGCTCACACGAGCTCTACGAGTCCTCGCACATCGAGTCCGCCATCAACCTGGCCATCCCGGGACTCATGCTGCGGAGGCTGAAGAAGGGCAACCTGCCCATCCGCTCCATCATCCCCAACACCGAGGACAAGGAGCGCTTCGTGCGGCGCTGTAAGACGGACACAGTGCTGCTGTACGACGAGGCGGCGGCGGCGGACTGGCAGGGCTCCGTGCTCGGGCTCCTCATGCACAAGCTGCGGGACGACGGCTGCAAAGCCTACTACCTGGAAG GAGGATTTAACAAGTTTCAGACTGAATACCCAGAGCACTGCGAGACGAATCTGGACTGCTCCTGTCCGAGCAGCTCTCCTCCGGCATCTGTGCTGGGTCTCGGCGGTCTGAGGATCAGTTCGGACTGCTCTGACGGCGAGTCGGATCGGGAACCGGGCAGCGCCACCGAGTCCGAGGGCAGTCCCCTGCCCAGTAACCAACCAGCGTTCCCAGTCCAGATCCTTCCCTATCTgtacctgggctgtgccaaagaCTCCGCCAACCTGGACGTTCTGGGCAAGTACAACATCAAGTACATCCTGAACGTCACTCCCAACCTGCCCAACATGTTCGAGCACGACGGGGAATTCAAGTACAAGCAGATCCCCATCTCTGATCACTGGAGCCAAAACCTATCTCAGTTTTTCCCTGAAGCCATTTCTTTTATCG ATGAAGCTCGTTCCAAAAAGTGTGGCATCTTGGTGCACTGCCTTGCAGGCATCAGTCGCTCAGTCACCGTCACGGTGGCGTACCTGATGCAGAAGCTCAACCTGTCGCTCAACGACGCCTACGACTTTGTCAAGCGCAAGAAGTCCAACATCTCGCCCAACTTCAACTTCATGGGGCAGCTTTTGGATTTCGAGAGGACACTGGGGCTAAACAGTCCCTGCGACAACCGCTCTACGCCCAACGACCAGCTCTTCTTCACCACGCCCACCAATCACAACATGTTCCAGCTGGACACGCTGGAGTCCACATGA